DNA from Sorex araneus isolate mSorAra2 chromosome 6, mSorAra2.pri, whole genome shotgun sequence:
AAGCCAAGTAGATTCTATGAATCACCCTTACTTAAGGGCAGGGTTAAGGAGCTGACTTGGAGAATAAAAGGGGGAGATCTGGGAGCTCTCCTTCAAAGTGAGTCCATCTGCTCTACACATTGGACCCCAGAGCCAACCACTACCAGCTCCAACATGAAGCTGCTGACAGTCCTCATGCTCGCGGCCCTCCCCCTTTTCTGCTATGCAGGTGAGTCCTGACAGTGAAGGTACATTCCTCGGGTCAGGTTCTCTTTGGAGCCAGGGAAGAGCTTTACAAGCTTTCAAAATAAGAATAGAGTAACCCTAACAGAGCAGACAAAGTGGAGGAGACAAAGAATTCACTatggagagaaaatagaaaaagatgttACCTCCTGGCCTTGGTCCATAACTGGAGCTTCAAAGAGGCTCTCTTGCTGGACGGACAAAATCAAACATCACAGATGCCTAGAAAGTTGCTTGGGAGCGGGTCTGAATATTAGAACACTCGATCGCGTCATTCTTATTCTAGAGCTATGGACAGATAGGACTCAAGTGGGAATTTGTAAGGAAGGGTATGTCAGAGGGGATCTTCAAAACTAACTCAGGTCACCTCAAAAAAAGCATTTCTTACATTCATTTTtgactaaagaaaaacaaattagcaaTGTTGAAGTAGCTACAGCACGATATCCTAAATCTAATGCAGCAACAATCCTTGGAATGCTGCCTGATGTTTAGAAAAAATAGAGGGAATATCATGTGACCATAGAGAATGACCCGCATATGTTCAATCAGTTGCCCAAAGTTCAGagtacttctttttaaaaaaagaatgtcgAAAGCAAAATGAATTCAAAGGAGGGAAAGTGGCAGAAGGATGTTTACAACCTTCAGGGAAATCCAGATGCTTGAGTGTCCTTTCCAAGGATTCAGAATTCACACCACCCAGTAAGAGCTTTCTGAAAGGGTCCCACCACTAAGGTGTCAGTAGAGGAAAACCTTCACCACAGGCCTATTTGCAGGATGAGTTCTCTGGATTGGAGGCCTGTTTCCCATGCATTGTCCTCAGGTACTGGATGCAAACTCGTCAAGGAGGTGATTGACTGGACAATCGACGGTACCTTGAGCCCAGAAGCCTACGTAGAGCACCTTGCACCATACGTGGCAGACGACAATGGCGCCACTGCCCAGGCTCTAATGACCATGAAGGAATGTTTTAATAATCAGACAGCAGAAACCCAGGCCAACATTGCTGTCATGATGGTAAACTCACTTACCTCTCCTGCCTTTAGAACCACTGAGAAGGTCAGGCGGGTTGGACGTTGTCACTCTCCAGAAACAGCAGGTGCAGATAAGGACCGAGGGCATAGTTCAACACACAAAcaatgcacacacgcatacacacacctCTGACGACAACAACAGCTAAGTTCAGTAGTGagtgattctctctcttttaaaccAACAGCCTGAGTTAGAATGAACATTATACACAGGCCATTTAAAACAGTCCAGGGTAGATGGGAAATGTTGTGAAAAGCCTATAGATGAATATAAGCAGATC
Protein-coding regions in this window:
- the LOC129406077 gene encoding mammaglobin-A-like, whose product is MKLLTVLMLAALPLFCYAGTGCKLVKEVIDWTIDGTLSPEAYVEHLAPYVADDNGATAQALMTMKECFNNQTAETQANIAVMMDTIYTSPQCKLFK